From one Planktothrix agardhii NIES-204 genomic stretch:
- a CDS encoding putative peptidase, which translates to MNFLSLRLTTLGLLTIGALIHVPVANANLSKTIYPVPPSSLPAKDLISNYGFDSPLILAADKEEEINIKVYENASPAVVSIDTKKTNGSGTIISPDGLVLTNAHVVSGGGTVIVTLADGRKLEAEVIAFGEPGLDLAVLKIRNIQNLPTIPIASPNSVKVGQRAFAIGNPFGQFQNTLTVGIVSRLDQNRNLIQTDAAINPGNSGGPLLNSDGELIGVNTAIFTRGQGGGNIGIGFAISVDRVPPFLQAVKEGRASRTPTAETPAFEKENAKQIQLNSPEVTDTLKQGDEVLPVDNSFYHVYAFEGKAGQQVTIEMNSNEIDSYLILLTEDGEELAQDDDGGGEKNAKITTTLPKDGTYLLLVNSYEAGEAGVYRLRLKATESSSNSETGQLILNEKGVLEDQDSVLSSDGSLYDEYTFEGKQGQSILIRSESQDFDSYLALFDPKGKLIAENDDASQSDKNAEIRVTLPVTGQYRVVVNAYDKTGRGQYLLTVR; encoded by the coding sequence ATGAATTTTTTATCTTTGCGATTAACAACATTGGGACTGTTGACCATTGGAGCCTTAATTCATGTTCCGGTTGCCAATGCAAACCTATCAAAAACCATTTATCCTGTCCCCCCATCCTCCCTTCCTGCTAAGGATTTAATCTCTAATTACGGTTTTGATTCTCCTCTGATTTTGGCGGCTGATAAAGAAGAAGAAATCAATATTAAAGTCTATGAAAATGCCAGTCCCGCCGTGGTTTCCATTGATACAAAAAAAACTAATGGCAGTGGAACCATTATTAGTCCCGACGGTTTAGTATTAACCAACGCCCATGTTGTATCCGGCGGAGGCACCGTCATCGTCACCCTAGCCGATGGCCGCAAGTTAGAAGCAGAGGTCATCGCCTTTGGAGAACCCGGACTCGATTTAGCCGTGCTGAAAATTCGCAATATTCAAAACTTACCCACTATTCCCATCGCTAGTCCCAATTCGGTGAAAGTCGGTCAACGGGCCTTTGCTATTGGCAACCCCTTTGGCCAATTCCAAAATACCTTAACCGTAGGAATTGTTAGTCGTTTAGACCAAAACCGTAATTTAATTCAAACCGATGCAGCGATTAATCCAGGGAACTCTGGGGGCCCCCTGCTCAACAGTGATGGGGAATTAATTGGGGTGAATACGGCGATTTTTACCAGAGGTCAGGGCGGGGGAAATATTGGTATTGGTTTTGCCATTTCCGTTGACCGGGTTCCCCCATTTTTGCAAGCGGTGAAAGAGGGACGGGCATCTCGCACCCCGACGGCGGAAACCCCGGCTTTTGAAAAGGAAAATGCCAAACAAATTCAATTAAATAGCCCTGAAGTTACGGATACTTTGAAACAGGGGGATGAAGTTTTACCCGTTGATAATAGTTTTTATCATGTTTATGCTTTTGAGGGGAAAGCGGGTCAACAGGTAACGATTGAAATGAATAGTAATGAGATAGATTCCTATTTAATTTTGTTAACAGAAGATGGAGAGGAGTTGGCTCAAGATGATGATGGGGGAGGAGAGAAAAATGCCAAAATTACTACCACTTTACCAAAGGATGGAACTTATCTTTTATTAGTTAATTCCTATGAGGCAGGAGAGGCGGGAGTCTATCGTTTACGCTTGAAAGCAACGGAATCTTCCTCCAATTCGGAAACAGGTCAACTGATTTTAAATGAAAAAGGAGTATTAGAAGATCAGGATTCTGTTTTGTCATCCGATGGTAGTTTATATGATGAATATACCTTTGAAGGAAAACAGGGACAGTCTATTTTAATTCGCTCAGAAAGTCAAGATTTTGATTCCTATTTGGCATTATTTGATCCCAAGGGCAAATTAATAGCTGAAAATGATGATGCCAGTCAGTCTGATAAAAACGCAGAAATTCGGGTGACTTTACCCGTCACAGGTCAGTATCGAGTGGTTGTCAATGCTTATGATAAAACAGGTCGAGGTCAGTATTTATTAACTGTCCGTTAG
- a CDS encoding peptidase-like protein produces MRSMLIWTTTMGLFAVLQTPLFDVLNVSNSYPLRGLVLEKVLAQETPNPQPSASPELPVEETPSPSPIPSPLPSPPPSTIPTPPASAPLLLEEQGELKEGDQVLASDKSLYDEYTFEGKEGQQITISLESSEFDPYLALFNSENELLQEHDDISQTNANAEITITLPKTGTYRVIVNAYDSKGRGKYLLKIK; encoded by the coding sequence ATGCGATCAATGTTAATCTGGACAACAACAATGGGTCTATTCGCTGTGCTTCAGACCCCATTATTCGATGTTCTCAATGTCTCTAATTCCTATCCCTTAAGGGGTTTAGTCCTTGAAAAAGTCCTAGCCCAAGAAACCCCTAATCCTCAACCCTCAGCCAGTCCTGAACTCCCGGTGGAGGAAACACCCTCACCGAGTCCAATACCTTCTCCACTACCTAGTCCACCACCTTCGACCATACCCACCCCTCCGGCATCTGCACCCCTGTTATTAGAAGAGCAAGGTGAACTCAAAGAAGGAGATCAAGTTTTAGCGTCGGATAAGAGTTTGTATGATGAATACACTTTTGAAGGAAAAGAAGGTCAACAAATCACTATTTCATTAGAAAGTTCTGAATTTGATCCCTATCTTGCCCTGTTTAATTCTGAGAATGAATTACTGCAAGAACACGATGATATCAGTCAAACCAATGCCAATGCTGAAATTACTATCACTTTACCCAAAACCGGAACCTATCGAGTGATTGTTAATGCTTATGATAGTAAAGGTAGAGGAAAATATTTACTCAAAATCAAGTAA
- the tmk gene encoding thymidylate kinase, whose amino-acid sequence MQGKLIVFEGVEGGGKTTQMQRIQGWLQGLIDTPVIITREPGGTLLGQELRRLLLEYQGDEPIENRAELLMYAADRAQHIEGFIKPLLYQGNIILCDRYTDSTIAYQGYGRGLDLNLIHQLNQIATQGLESDLTIWLEIDVEIGLARTRNRGKMDRMEQANLEFHQRVQQGFQQLAQEHPERIIPINGMLNLDQVTETIQLILTKKLTAWGFAI is encoded by the coding sequence ATGCAGGGAAAATTAATTGTTTTTGAAGGAGTGGAAGGAGGGGGGAAAACCACTCAAATGCAACGTATCCAAGGCTGGTTACAAGGTCTGATAGATACCCCGGTGATCATCACACGGGAACCTGGGGGCACGCTATTAGGCCAGGAGTTAAGACGGTTATTATTAGAATATCAGGGGGATGAACCCATCGAAAATCGGGCAGAATTATTAATGTATGCCGCCGACCGCGCCCAACATATTGAGGGATTTATCAAGCCTTTATTATATCAGGGAAATATTATTTTGTGCGATCGCTATACCGATTCAACGATCGCCTATCAAGGCTATGGTCGAGGTTTAGATCTCAATTTAATTCATCAGTTAAATCAAATTGCCACTCAGGGGTTAGAAAGTGATTTAACCATCTGGTTAGAAATTGATGTGGAAATCGGACTCGCCAGAACTCGAAATCGAGGTAAAATGGATCGGATGGAACAAGCTAATTTGGAATTTCATCAGCGTGTACAACAGGGATTTCAACAATTAGCTCAAGAGCACCCAGAGCGAATTATACCGATTAATGGGATGTTAAATCTTGATCAAGTCACAGAAACAATTCAATTAATTTTAACTAAAAAATTAACAGCCTGGGGATTCGCAATTTAG
- the holB gene encoding DNA polymerase III delta prime subunit, producing MNTFFDQLIEQQAAIELLTQVVAQNRIAPAYLFAGVDGIGRTLTANCFIEFLFCQNPDKPVNQKQIHSRIQQKNHPDILWVEPTYLHQGKRLSPKEATEAGVKRKAPPQIRIEQIREISQFLSRPPLEASRLMVVVEHAESMPESAANGLLKTLEEPGKATIILIAPGIDSLLPTLVSRCAKIPFYRLTDAGMIQVLKRHNFDDIISHAEILAMAQGSPGQAIYHWQQLQTIPVEFLNKVKKPPSNLRLALELAKEISQTLDSEAQLWLVDYLQHCDWQDQQKTGIIDQTFLKQLEKTRQYLLSYVQPRLVWECTLMSRF from the coding sequence ATGAATACCTTTTTTGACCAATTAATCGAACAACAAGCCGCCATTGAGTTATTAACCCAAGTTGTAGCCCAAAATCGCATTGCTCCAGCCTATTTATTTGCCGGGGTTGATGGTATTGGTCGGACATTAACTGCTAACTGTTTTATTGAATTTCTATTTTGCCAAAATCCCGATAAACCTGTCAATCAAAAACAGATTCATTCTCGTATTCAGCAGAAAAATCACCCGGATATTTTATGGGTAGAACCCACCTATTTACATCAGGGAAAACGACTTTCTCCCAAAGAAGCGACAGAAGCTGGAGTCAAACGGAAAGCCCCCCCTCAAATTCGGATTGAACAAATTCGAGAAATTAGTCAATTTTTGAGTCGTCCTCCCCTAGAAGCATCTCGGTTAATGGTAGTAGTTGAACACGCGGAATCCATGCCAGAATCCGCCGCCAATGGACTTTTAAAAACCTTAGAAGAACCGGGAAAAGCGACAATTATTTTAATAGCACCCGGCATTGATTCTTTATTGCCAACCTTAGTTTCTCGCTGTGCTAAAATCCCCTTTTACCGTTTAACAGATGCAGGCATGATTCAAGTCCTAAAACGCCATAATTTTGATGATATTATATCCCATGCTGAAATTTTAGCTATGGCACAAGGAAGCCCCGGACAAGCCATTTACCACTGGCAACAATTACAAACTATTCCTGTAGAATTTTTAAATAAAGTCAAAAAGCCTCCCTCTAATTTAAGATTGGCTTTAGAGTTAGCAAAGGAAATTAGTCAAACTTTGGACAGTGAAGCGCAACTCTGGTTAGTTGATTATTTACAACATTGTGATTGGCAAGATCAACAAAAAACCGGAATTATTGATCAAACCTTCTTAAAACAGTTAGAAAAAACTCGACAATATTTATTAAGTTATGTGCAACCTCGATTAGTTTGGGAATGTACATTAATGAGTCGATTTTGA